A stretch of the Paenibacillus dendritiformis genome encodes the following:
- a CDS encoding HAD hydrolase-like protein, translating to MPHSSEAGCDCRKPSIGLLLRAAAEHGLDLARCAVIGDVGDTDIDDGPSSRGA from the coding sequence TTGCCGCATAGCTCCGAGGCGGGCTGCGACTGCAGGAAGCCGAGCATCGGCCTGCTCCTTCGTGCCGCCGCGGAGCATGGGCTCGATCTGGCGAGATGCGCCGTCATTGGAGATGTTGGCGACACCGACATTGATGACGGCCCATCAAGTCGAGGCGCTTAA
- a CDS encoding immunity 22 family protein: MNEEGGWEQPGIVSLCAGRCNSEQELDRYLTYTYTEERDGIEPPSAVDFRLFYFDDDFREAYLVDWPSVVLADLLAGCSYEEEVISQFMRLHPEAFPDERNAVILLYNFAYHSLVRHAANERLSFDYIGSVRYELS; encoded by the coding sequence ATGAACGAAGAGGGTGGCTGGGAGCAGCCCGGCATCGTATCCCTCTGCGCGGGACGGTGCAACTCGGAACAAGAGCTGGATCGTTATCTAACGTATACATACACGGAGGAAAGGGACGGCATCGAGCCCCCGTCTGCCGTTGATTTTCGCCTCTTTTATTTCGACGATGATTTCCGGGAAGCGTATCTCGTGGATTGGCCCAGCGTCGTGCTGGCAGACCTGCTGGCAGGCTGTTCCTATGAGGAGGAAGTGATTTCGCAGTTCATGCGGCTTCATCCCGAAGCGTTTCCGGACGAGCGGAATGCGGTGATTCTACTGTATAACTTCGCGTATCACAGTCTAGTGCGGCATGCCGCAAACGAACGGTTGTCCTTTGATTATATTGGCTCGGTCCGGTATGAACTGAGCTAG
- a CDS encoding extracellular solute-binding protein: MRRGKLAIVMLILIPLLGGCLGQKPVLEELGKDGSGKIKIMYGSEEAFYNDYGNQFLVKYPNIKFEVVSTGEIDEEQKAKGISYQEALLHFVKKHMPDVIIANPFTHETLVQEGKLYNMEAIISQEKFELEGYMPGLLDMLRDLGGGSLYGLAPYFYPSIIFYNADLFREHGIELPRNRMTWKETFELAERFAGIGSGENQIYGFTEAIGSGHNLLFKIAETLSQRVLDSRGEKVTFDTKGWKEALDLTAHAIRSKAAYTMPLEPEEGGLTYPENGELFFSGKAAMVMASFWFEPSFRYRFANDKESSAFDWGMVTVPIDPSFPEETPHTSMPEIFGITADSPNKRAAWEFVKYVNGPEMARAASRTPDGKLSTRVNFIKEIDGKSVEPLYMLKPKVTSRSVWGGEKGGFPYPFYAAMTNLITRELKAMVENGKSAEEAAAAIQREGEAALKQAREAEKAKREAEKK, translated from the coding sequence ATGAGACGCGGAAAGCTGGCCATCGTGATGCTTATTCTTATACCTCTGCTGGGCGGTTGTCTGGGGCAGAAGCCTGTACTGGAGGAGTTGGGCAAAGACGGCAGCGGGAAAATAAAAATAATGTACGGCAGCGAAGAAGCCTTTTATAACGATTACGGGAATCAATTTCTTGTAAAGTACCCCAATATCAAATTCGAAGTCGTAAGTACCGGTGAAATAGACGAAGAGCAGAAGGCCAAGGGCATTTCCTATCAGGAAGCACTGCTTCATTTTGTCAAGAAACATATGCCGGATGTCATTATTGCCAATCCCTTCACCCATGAAACATTGGTGCAGGAAGGCAAGCTCTATAATATGGAGGCGATTATCTCCCAAGAGAAATTCGAATTGGAAGGCTATATGCCGGGCCTTTTGGATATGCTGCGGGATCTCGGGGGCGGCTCGCTATACGGGTTGGCCCCTTACTTTTATCCCTCCATCATTTTCTATAACGCCGATCTGTTCCGGGAGCATGGCATAGAGCTTCCGCGCAATAGGATGACCTGGAAAGAAACATTTGAATTGGCCGAACGCTTTGCGGGGATTGGATCCGGTGAAAATCAAATCTATGGGTTTACCGAAGCGATAGGTTCCGGTCACAATCTGCTTTTTAAAATCGCAGAGACCCTGTCCCAACGCGTACTTGATTCCAGAGGGGAGAAGGTCACCTTCGACACGAAGGGTTGGAAGGAAGCGCTGGATCTGACCGCTCACGCTATCCGAAGCAAGGCGGCTTATACGATGCCGCTGGAACCTGAAGAAGGGGGGCTCACTTATCCAGAGAATGGCGAATTGTTTTTCAGCGGGAAGGCCGCAATGGTTATGGCCTCCTTTTGGTTCGAGCCCTCTTTCCGCTATCGGTTCGCCAATGATAAGGAATCGTCGGCATTCGATTGGGGGATGGTCACGGTGCCTATCGATCCGTCTTTTCCCGAAGAGACTCCGCATACAAGCATGCCAGAAATTTTCGGAATCACGGCAGATTCCCCGAACAAGCGGGCAGCGTGGGAATTCGTCAAATACGTTAATGGCCCTGAAATGGCAAGGGCAGCATCTCGTACGCCAGACGGCAAACTGTCAACCCGGGTTAACTTCATAAAAGAAATTGACGGGAAGAGCGTGGAGCCTTTGTACATGCTCAAGCCGAAGGTAACCAGCAGATCGGTCTGGGGAGGAGAGAAGGGCGGGTTCCCTTATCCCTTCTACGCCGCCATGACGAACTTGATAACGAGGGAATTGAAGGCGATGGTTGAGAATGGCAAGTCTGCCGAGGAAGCGGCGGCGGCTATTCAGCGAGAGGGCGAAGCGGCCCTCAAGCAAGCCCGGGAGGCAGAGAAGGCGAAGCGGGAAGCCGAGAAGAAGTGA
- the murC gene encoding UDP-N-acetylmuramate--L-alanine ligase: protein MGSYHFIGIKGSGMSALAQVLHDLGHRVQGEDVEEAIFTQTPLEARNIPIYAFGEAPLANDMIVIASNAFDDGHSSLEQCRRLGLAIQRYHHFLGAWMKDYTSIAITGSHGKTTTTGMLVHALGSSWPTCSLIGDGTGSGTADARFFVFESCEYKRHFLAYKPDIAIITNIDFDHPDYFRGVDDVRQAFEEMTSTVGKQIVACGDDEQVRLLQSAKPILYYGIGDHNDLRADSISVHAEGVSFDVIWQGAKLERFTIPVYGRHNVLNTLAVIGASLVLGLDIGEIRHRLLSFGGVKRRFTESGWRSNIVIDDYAHHPSEIRATLDAARSKYPDRRIVSVFQPHTFTRLERLIDDFAASLIAADDVFLCPIFGSARERAGTVSIEHLRDRIPHAQLLSETSIGQLGSYEDSVLVFMGAGDIQKYQRRLVEL, encoded by the coding sequence ATGGGCAGCTATCATTTTATTGGGATAAAAGGAAGCGGAATGAGTGCGTTGGCACAAGTGCTGCATGATCTCGGACATCGGGTTCAAGGGGAAGATGTCGAGGAGGCGATCTTTACACAGACCCCTTTGGAAGCAAGGAATATCCCAATATACGCTTTCGGTGAGGCGCCGCTCGCGAACGATATGATCGTCATTGCATCGAATGCCTTCGATGATGGGCATTCGAGCTTGGAGCAATGCCGGAGACTGGGATTGGCCATCCAGCGGTACCATCATTTCCTGGGGGCTTGGATGAAGGACTATACGAGCATCGCGATTACCGGATCTCACGGCAAGACAACCACGACGGGGATGCTGGTGCATGCGCTCGGCTCCTCCTGGCCGACCTGCAGCCTGATCGGAGACGGGACCGGGTCCGGCACGGCCGACGCCAGATTTTTTGTCTTCGAGAGCTGTGAATATAAGCGGCATTTTCTGGCCTATAAGCCGGATATTGCGATAATAACGAATATTGATTTTGATCACCCGGATTATTTCCGGGGGGTAGACGATGTGAGACAGGCCTTCGAGGAGATGACCTCTACCGTCGGCAAACAGATCGTCGCGTGCGGAGATGACGAGCAGGTGCGCTTGCTTCAGTCCGCGAAGCCCATTCTCTATTATGGCATCGGAGATCATAATGATTTGAGGGCTGATTCCATCTCCGTGCATGCCGAAGGCGTCAGCTTCGATGTTATCTGGCAGGGGGCCAAGCTGGAACGGTTCACGATCCCGGTCTATGGGCGCCATAACGTGCTGAATACGCTCGCTGTCATTGGCGCCAGTCTCGTGCTCGGGCTGGATATAGGCGAGATCCGGCATCGCCTTCTTTCCTTTGGAGGGGTGAAGCGGCGCTTCACGGAATCGGGGTGGAGAAGCAATATCGTCATCGACGATTACGCGCACCATCCGTCCGAGATTCGGGCGACGCTGGATGCGGCCCGCAGCAAATATCCGGATCGCCGCATCGTCAGCGTGTTCCAGCCGCATACCTTCACCCGCCTGGAACGGTTGATCGATGACTTCGCCGCTTCGCTGATCGCCGCGGACGATGTCTTCCTCTGCCCGATATTCGGCTCGGCGCGCGAGCGGGCAGGAACCGTATCGATTGAACATCTGCGCGATCGGATTCCGCATGCGCAGCTTCTGTCCGAGACCTCCATCGGCCAACTGGGTTCTTATGAGGATTCGGTGCTGGTCTTCATGGGCGCGGGCGATATCCAGAAGTACCAGAGACGGCTTGTGGAGCTGTGA
- a CDS encoding DUF4367 domain-containing protein, which translates to MLAKKTVAAAMASMLLLSAVTTGTAGAATAVQSKSAKTEKKKEAAAAKPPKFKKLGDVHDWVYKHKKPEELYVLYDATDGLLTYFMGTHEAKTYKEFTQKQSKYKGPAIPEPGALPEGYRFKRGEVSKVSPMLFGQEYKEIVEQLKAEAEKQGLTYYLKKMDWDTANHSFVGYSKGKNTIGIYAQYHEEMPKGMTRMKGKGTSEEKIEIDGIQALYVTYSDTKNGGDDRLEWLSADGKVDFKIMVTKGSGIGKEQLIEIAKSLISASSSSSEK; encoded by the coding sequence ATGTTAGCTAAGAAAACCGTGGCTGCCGCCATGGCTAGCATGCTGTTGTTAAGCGCTGTGACAACCGGAACGGCAGGGGCGGCAACCGCCGTGCAGTCCAAGTCCGCCAAGACCGAAAAGAAGAAGGAGGCGGCCGCCGCGAAGCCGCCGAAATTCAAAAAGCTGGGGGACGTTCACGACTGGGTGTACAAGCATAAAAAACCGGAGGAATTGTATGTCTTGTATGATGCCACTGACGGTCTTCTAACCTATTTCATGGGGACCCATGAGGCGAAGACCTATAAAGAATTCACACAGAAGCAATCCAAATATAAAGGGCCGGCCATTCCGGAGCCGGGGGCCCTGCCGGAGGGCTATCGGTTTAAACGGGGTGAGGTTAGCAAGGTAAGCCCTATGCTGTTTGGCCAGGAGTATAAGGAGATCGTGGAGCAGCTGAAGGCCGAGGCGGAGAAGCAAGGGCTAACCTACTATTTGAAGAAGATGGATTGGGACACGGCCAACCACTCCTTTGTGGGCTACAGCAAAGGAAAAAACACGATTGGGATCTACGCGCAGTATCACGAGGAGATGCCCAAAGGCATGACCCGGATGAAGGGAAAGGGAACAAGCGAGGAGAAAATCGAAATCGACGGAATTCAGGCGCTTTATGTGACCTATTCCGACACAAAGAACGGAGGCGATGATCGCCTGGAGTGGCTGAGCGCCGACGGCAAAGTCGACTTCAAGATCATGGTAACCAAAGGGAGCGGCATCGGGAAGGAACAACTGATCGAGATCGCGAAATCACTGATTTCAGCCTCCTCAAGCAGCTCAGAGAAGTAA
- a CDS encoding GNAT family N-acetyltransferase yields MRIRTASADDAAAIARVHVNSWQTTYSGLVSEEYLQSLRVEPRKLMWDTILAQLSPDQMLIVAESEEEGIVGFLHAGNSREPEMGYDYEIYAVYLLAEVQGRGLGRKLFGRMAGEMRARGRASLHLWVLGGNPAIAFYEKMGGRARHTKEIQIGEERHTEIAMIWDQVDRIGDEAAIASSAAEGARAFPDKRTLASFIAGLNRDPEHHIGYCGQDPDELEHTLEHEFSALDASFAVLTERGELIGALGFDIDAGGRSAEIWGPFLNCPEDEWQQRAMELWNRMKYGLAYQVDTFYGFYHEMNRNAQQWMLQLGAELKSTEVVFKAARPLLLGHAHPSVRELSPLRSGDFLRLHEAAFPGTYRSGPEILERMNEDYRVFMYEDEDGLQGYIYVEREPEFGDGRIEFVTVAPSARGRGIGQALLQRGLGYLFEDPRIENITLCVRADNEQALRLYRKAGFQELHRLRFYKMGSGLSPALISYRMKPGK; encoded by the coding sequence ATGAGAATCAGAACCGCTTCCGCAGATGATGCGGCAGCTATCGCCCGGGTCCATGTGAATAGCTGGCAGACGACCTACTCGGGCTTGGTGTCGGAAGAATATCTCCAATCCTTGCGCGTAGAGCCCCGGAAGTTGATGTGGGACACCATACTGGCGCAATTGTCCCCCGATCAGATGCTCATCGTCGCCGAATCGGAGGAGGAGGGGATCGTTGGCTTCCTCCATGCCGGGAACAGCCGGGAGCCGGAGATGGGGTATGATTATGAAATCTACGCCGTCTATTTATTGGCGGAGGTTCAGGGAAGAGGCTTGGGCAGGAAGCTGTTCGGCCGGATGGCGGGCGAGATGAGAGCACGGGGGCGCGCATCACTGCATTTATGGGTGCTCGGAGGGAATCCGGCCATTGCCTTTTACGAGAAGATGGGCGGCAGGGCGCGGCATACGAAAGAGATACAGATTGGAGAAGAGCGGCATACGGAGATTGCGATGATATGGGATCAGGTGGATCGGATAGGAGATGAAGCAGCGATCGCTTCTTCCGCGGCCGAAGGCGCCCGCGCGTTCCCGGACAAGCGCACGCTTGCTTCGTTCATCGCAGGCTTGAATCGGGATCCAGAGCATCATATCGGTTATTGCGGGCAGGATCCGGATGAATTGGAGCATACGCTGGAGCATGAATTCTCCGCTCTGGATGCATCATTCGCCGTACTGACGGAACGAGGCGAACTGATTGGAGCGCTTGGGTTCGATATCGATGCGGGCGGACGGTCAGCGGAAATATGGGGGCCGTTCCTGAACTGTCCGGAGGATGAATGGCAGCAGCGCGCGATGGAGCTATGGAACCGAATGAAGTATGGACTGGCGTATCAGGTAGATACGTTTTACGGTTTTTATCATGAGATGAACCGGAATGCCCAACAATGGATGCTGCAGCTTGGGGCGGAGTTGAAGAGCACGGAGGTGGTGTTCAAGGCAGCGCGGCCGCTCCTTCTCGGCCATGCGCACCCCTCCGTGCGGGAACTATCGCCGCTTCGCTCAGGCGACTTCCTTCGGCTGCATGAGGCCGCATTCCCTGGAACCTACCGGAGCGGCCCGGAGATACTGGAACGAATGAACGAGGATTATCGCGTCTTCATGTATGAGGACGAGGATGGCCTTCAAGGTTATATTTACGTGGAGCGGGAGCCGGAGTTCGGCGATGGCCGGATTGAGTTCGTAACCGTCGCTCCTTCGGCGCGGGGGAGAGGAATCGGGCAGGCGCTGCTCCAGCGAGGGCTTGGTTACTTGTTCGAAGACCCTCGGATCGAAAATATTACGCTGTGCGTTCGGGCAGACAACGAGCAGGCGCTGCGATTGTATCGCAAAGCCGGATTCCAGGAGTTGCACCGGCTTCGCTTTTATAAGATGGGTTCCGGGCTTTCTCCAGCGTTAATTTCTTACCGAATGAAGCCGGGAAAATAA
- a CDS encoding class I SAM-dependent methyltransferase: protein METTQGNQASWNAHAYQAWLNRFGKPEEAAARIKKDPAKRIGELYKYAGDVRQKRIINLLGSNGSKAVALALLGAEVTIADFSADNERYARELAAEADVRIQYIVADVLKLPACELTQSYDIVLMEQGILHYFQDLRPLFDVVSRLLAEGGRLILHPVSTKLISSRGTTANIRKHKVTGDYFDTSLIEKEVAYSKYLDRNALPDAARKVRLRNWTLGEIVTSIAGAGLYVKSLEELPNQSCAAFDKGIPKSYIIMAVKL, encoded by the coding sequence ATGGAGACGACACAAGGCAATCAAGCATCATGGAATGCCCATGCGTATCAAGCATGGCTCAACCGCTTCGGCAAGCCGGAAGAAGCGGCGGCCCGGATCAAAAAGGACCCGGCGAAGCGAATCGGAGAATTATATAAATATGCAGGGGATGTACGGCAGAAGAGGATCATCAATCTTCTTGGTTCAAACGGCAGCAAAGCGGTAGCCCTCGCCTTGCTGGGGGCGGAGGTCACAATCGCGGATTTCTCCGCGGATAACGAGCGCTATGCGAGAGAACTGGCTGCGGAAGCGGACGTCCGCATTCAATACATCGTGGCCGACGTGCTGAAGCTGCCCGCATGCGAGTTAACGCAATCATACGACATTGTGCTGATGGAGCAGGGGATTCTGCATTATTTTCAGGATCTGCGTCCTCTCTTCGACGTGGTCTCCCGCCTGTTGGCCGAGGGAGGCAGGCTGATTCTGCATCCCGTATCGACGAAGCTGATCTCTTCCCGGGGAACGACCGCGAATATCCGGAAGCATAAAGTGACGGGAGACTACTTCGATACGTCGTTGATCGAAAAAGAAGTGGCCTATTCAAAATATTTGGACAGAAATGCTCTTCCGGACGCCGCCCGCAAAGTGCGGCTTCGGAACTGGACATTGGGGGAAATCGTGACCTCGATTGCGGGGGCTGGACTTTATGTGAAGTCGTTGGAGGAACTTCCGAACCAGTCTTGCGCCGCTTTCGATAAAGGAATTCCCAAATCTTATATTATTATGGCAGTTAAGCTCTAA
- a CDS encoding RNA polymerase sigma factor has protein sequence MDGIEEKVIQVQAGDVHEYACIVERFQQPLYLYCTRLLGNRQEAEDAVQEALVKAYEKIHLYRPVVGFSSWLYKIAYHHCLNLLRRRQLQRKITSLFRQEGLAPSAEQAITEELFDEPLASAWLSLSGEERSLVVLRVFEEKSFEEIGIIMNKNREAVKKRYGRIRQKLKSVIGESEVRETCVNSAAAMKMRRR, from the coding sequence GTGGACGGCATCGAAGAGAAGGTCATTCAGGTTCAGGCCGGGGACGTGCATGAATATGCCTGCATTGTAGAGAGGTTCCAGCAGCCGCTCTACCTGTATTGCACCCGTTTGCTCGGGAACCGTCAGGAAGCGGAGGATGCGGTGCAGGAGGCGCTGGTCAAGGCCTATGAGAAAATCCATCTGTACCGGCCGGTGGTCGGTTTCTCTTCATGGCTCTATAAAATCGCCTATCATCATTGTCTCAATCTGCTGCGCCGCCGCCAGCTTCAGCGCAAGATCACGTCCCTCTTCCGTCAGGAAGGCTTGGCGCCAAGCGCGGAACAGGCGATAACGGAAGAACTGTTTGACGAACCGCTGGCATCGGCCTGGCTATCCTTGTCGGGCGAGGAACGCAGTCTGGTCGTGCTGCGCGTATTCGAGGAGAAGTCGTTCGAAGAGATCGGAATCATCATGAACAAGAATAGGGAAGCCGTAAAAAAACGATATGGCCGGATCAGACAGAAATTAAAGAGCGTTATCGGTGAAAGCGAGGTGAGAGAGACATGCGTCAATTCCGCGGCGGCCATGAAGATGAGAAGAAGATAG